From Bacillus sp. FSL K6-3431, the proteins below share one genomic window:
- the rpoD gene encoding RNA polymerase sigma factor RpoD codes for MAEKSARSNETEIELTLDQVKEQLLEQGKKQGSLTYELIAGKLANFDLDSDQMDEYYELLGDQGVEVLEESEVDGATPGSPQVQKESEEFDLNDLSVPPGVKINDPVRMYLKEIGRVNLLSAAEEVALAKRIEQGDEEAKKRLAEANLRLVVSIAKRYVGRGMLFLDLIQEGNMGLIKAVEKFDFEKGFKFSTYATWWIRQAITRAIADQARTIRIPVHMVETINKLIRVQRQLLQDLGREPAPEEIAEEMDLTPDKVREILKIAQEPVSLETPIGEEDDSHLGDFIEDQEATSPSDHAAYELLKEQLEDVLDTLTDREENVLRLRFGLDDGRTRTLEEVGKVFGVTRERIRQIEAKALRKLRHPSRSKRLKDFLE; via the coding sequence ATGGCTGAAAAATCGGCTCGTTCCAATGAAACAGAAATAGAACTTACCCTAGACCAAGTAAAAGAACAATTACTTGAACAAGGAAAAAAGCAGGGTAGCTTAACATATGAGCTTATTGCAGGAAAACTTGCCAACTTTGATTTAGACTCAGATCAAATGGATGAGTACTATGAATTGCTTGGTGACCAAGGTGTAGAAGTCCTCGAGGAAAGTGAAGTAGATGGAGCAACTCCGGGATCCCCACAAGTTCAAAAGGAAAGTGAAGAATTTGATTTAAATGACTTAAGCGTACCTCCAGGTGTTAAAATTAATGACCCGGTTAGAATGTATCTAAAAGAAATTGGCCGCGTTAATTTATTATCTGCAGCTGAAGAAGTAGCTCTTGCAAAAAGAATCGAACAAGGTGATGAAGAAGCAAAGAAACGACTTGCTGAGGCTAATCTTCGTCTCGTTGTTAGTATTGCAAAGCGTTACGTAGGTCGCGGCATGCTGTTTCTTGATCTAATTCAAGAAGGAAATATGGGTTTAATAAAAGCTGTTGAGAAATTCGACTTTGAAAAAGGCTTTAAATTTAGTACGTACGCAACATGGTGGATTCGTCAAGCTATTACAAGAGCAATTGCTGACCAAGCGCGGACGATTCGTATTCCAGTTCATATGGTAGAAACGATTAATAAACTTATTAGAGTCCAAAGACAATTACTTCAAGATCTTGGCAGGGAACCAGCTCCTGAAGAAATTGCGGAAGAAATGGATTTAACACCAGACAAAGTACGAGAAATTTTAAAAATAGCCCAAGAACCGGTTTCGTTAGAAACGCCAATTGGTGAGGAAGATGATTCACACCTAGGCGATTTTATCGAGGATCAAGAAGCAACTTCACCTTCAGATCATGCTGCATATGAGTTATTAAAAGAGCAACTTGAAGACGTACTTGATACTTTGACAGATCGAGAAGAAAACGTACTTCGTCTTCGTTTTGGTTTAGATGACGGCAGGACGCGAACGCTTGAAGAAGTTGGAAAAGTTTTCGGTGTAACACGTGAGCGAATTCGTCAAATTGAAGCTAAGGCCTTAAGAAAATTGCGTCATCCTAGCAGAAGCAAACGTCTAAAAGATTTTCTTGAATAA
- a CDS encoding pyruvate, water dikinase regulatory protein encodes MVCPIIYVVSDSIGETAELVTKAAISQFYGVNVKFRRYPFVEDLDHINEVLTMAKNDQGMVVYTLVKPDIRAYMKEKAVEQQINAIDVMGPFMDIFEKTFERAPLNEPGLVRQLDEDYFKKIEAVEFAVKYDDGRDPRGLLKADIILIGVSRTSKTPLSQYLAHKRYKVANVPIVPEVDPPKELFTVDPSRCIGLKISPEKLNSIRRERLLSLGLDDKANYANIERIKREIAYFDKISAKLDCTVIDVTNKAVEETANIIINNIQKKM; translated from the coding sequence GTGGTATGTCCTATCATTTATGTTGTTTCAGACTCTATTGGTGAAACGGCGGAATTAGTGACAAAAGCTGCGATTAGCCAATTTTATGGTGTAAATGTAAAATTTAGACGCTACCCATTTGTGGAAGATTTGGATCATATCAATGAAGTCCTCACCATGGCAAAAAATGATCAAGGAATGGTTGTTTATACGTTAGTAAAGCCGGATATTCGGGCATATATGAAGGAGAAAGCGGTGGAACAACAGATCAATGCGATTGATGTTATGGGACCTTTTATGGATATTTTCGAAAAAACATTTGAGAGAGCGCCATTAAATGAACCAGGACTTGTTCGTCAATTGGACGAAGATTATTTTAAAAAGATTGAAGCAGTAGAATTCGCTGTTAAATATGATGACGGCAGAGATCCTCGTGGGTTGTTAAAAGCGGATATTATACTCATTGGGGTTTCTCGAACATCTAAAACGCCACTTTCTCAATATCTTGCACATAAAAGGTATAAGGTTGCTAATGTGCCGATTGTTCCAGAGGTAGATCCGCCTAAGGAGTTATTTACAGTTGACCCTAGTCGGTGCATTGGATTAAAAATTAGTCCGGAAAAGCTAAATAGTATTAGACGTGAAAGGCTTCTTTCGCTTGGATTAGACGATAAGGCTAATTATGCTAATATCGAAAGAATTAAGCGAGAAATCGCATATTTTGATAAAATATCTGCAAAATTAGATTGTACAGTCATCGATGTTACTAATAAGGCAGTTGAAGAGACAGCAAATATTATTATTAATAATATCCAAAAAAAAATGTAA
- the dnaG gene encoding DNA primase encodes MAVKIPEEKINELRQAVDIVDVVSDYVQIKRQGRNYFGLCPFHGENSPSFSVSPEKQIFHCFGCGAGGNVFTFLMDIDGITFRESVERIAEKGNIQLDIDTTNTENRQQQIPPDHQRMIEAHELLAKFYHHLLLNTDEGAKALEYLLNRGFTKESISKFQIGYSLPEWDFSVKFLEKRGFPLELMERAGLIGRRDKDESYFDRFRSRIMFPLHNAKGQIVGFSARAIESDDQPKYLNTPETELFNKSTLLYHFHEARSHIRKQNFAVIFEGFADVISADLAGVKNGLAVMGTAFTKNHAQQLRRLVDEVTLCFDSDQAGFEAAFKAGTLLVQQGFNVTVATLPNGLDPDDYIRNHGADKFRKDVIGNGHTWMAYKLIYFRQGKNLQNEGEKLHYIEEVITEISKLTNPVERDLYIRQLAEEFSLSLDALMEQLKTLDNTHQIKPKEQQQIQKNPPVAPRSAKKLLPAHIAAERQLIARMLQDEAITYRVIEMLGETPFFYDEHQAILTYLCGYYEEGNHPDSSNFLHFLPDKKLRTIVAEIEMLSIDHEHTEQELRDYVNHVLKYPKMLMIKEKQLEQKAAERNNDHSTAINIAMEIIEIRKSL; translated from the coding sequence GTGGCGGTAAAAATACCTGAAGAAAAAATCAATGAGTTGCGGCAAGCAGTTGATATTGTTGATGTCGTGAGTGATTATGTTCAGATAAAAAGGCAAGGTCGAAATTATTTCGGTTTATGTCCTTTTCATGGGGAGAACTCACCTTCCTTTTCCGTATCTCCTGAAAAACAAATTTTTCATTGCTTTGGCTGTGGGGCAGGTGGAAATGTATTTACCTTTCTAATGGACATAGATGGTATCACTTTCCGCGAATCAGTAGAAAGAATAGCGGAAAAAGGAAATATTCAGCTTGATATTGATACTACAAATACAGAAAATCGTCAACAGCAAATACCACCTGATCACCAACGAATGATCGAAGCTCATGAATTACTGGCAAAATTTTATCATCATCTGCTCTTAAATACGGATGAAGGGGCAAAAGCCCTCGAGTATTTACTGAACAGAGGCTTTACAAAAGAAAGTATAAGTAAATTCCAAATCGGCTATTCTTTACCAGAATGGGATTTTTCAGTTAAGTTCCTGGAGAAACGAGGCTTTCCTTTGGAATTAATGGAAAGAGCAGGGTTGATAGGGAGACGTGATAAAGATGAATCATACTTTGATCGATTCCGTAGCAGAATCATGTTTCCACTCCATAATGCCAAAGGTCAAATTGTTGGATTCTCTGCACGAGCTATAGAATCTGATGACCAGCCCAAGTATTTGAATACTCCAGAGACAGAACTTTTTAATAAGAGCACACTTCTATATCATTTTCATGAAGCAAGAAGTCATATCCGTAAACAAAACTTTGCTGTCATATTTGAAGGATTTGCAGATGTCATATCGGCAGACTTAGCTGGAGTTAAAAATGGATTGGCAGTAATGGGTACAGCATTTACGAAAAATCATGCTCAACAATTGCGAAGACTAGTTGATGAAGTTACATTATGTTTTGACTCGGATCAAGCTGGATTTGAAGCAGCATTCAAGGCTGGTACACTGCTTGTACAACAAGGGTTTAATGTGACAGTAGCTACTTTGCCGAATGGCTTAGATCCTGATGACTACATTCGAAACCACGGAGCAGACAAATTCCGTAAAGATGTAATAGGGAATGGCCATACCTGGATGGCATACAAATTAATATACTTTCGTCAGGGCAAGAATCTTCAAAATGAAGGAGAAAAGCTTCATTATATCGAAGAAGTTATAACGGAAATCAGTAAGCTTACAAATCCTGTAGAGCGGGATTTATATATCAGACAATTGGCTGAAGAATTTTCCTTGTCATTAGATGCATTAATGGAACAGTTAAAAACATTAGATAATACGCATCAAATAAAACCAAAAGAACAGCAGCAAATACAAAAAAATCCACCTGTCGCACCACGTTCCGCAAAAAAGTTACTTCCAGCACATATAGCGGCAGAAAGGCAATTGATTGCAAGAATGCTTCAAGATGAAGCAATTACTTATCGTGTCATAGAAATGCTTGGCGAAACCCCATTTTTTTATGATGAACATCAGGCAATCCTTACTTATTTATGTGGTTATTATGAAGAAGGTAATCATCCTGACTCGAGTAATTTCTTGCATTTTCTTCCTGATAAAAAGTTGCGTACGATTGTGGCAGAAATAGAAATGCTCTCAATTGACCATGAACATACTGAGCAAGAATTAAGAGATTACGTAAACCATGTGTTGAAATACCCGAAAATGTTAATGATAAAAGAAAAGCAATTGGAACAAAAAGCAGCGGAACGGAATAATGATCATTCCACAGCAATTAATATTGCAATGGAGATTATTGAAATTCGCAAATCTTTGTGA
- the cccA gene encoding cytochrome c550: MKRNAIVPYILIMVLGLGLIFFLGIKGVGDSKEIAKEQEGGQEETVAFEPEAYANKSCITCHGENLEGQGAVPNLHGTGLSEEEVADILANGTEGGMPAGLVPAENVEEMAAWIAGLK, encoded by the coding sequence ATGAAAAGAAATGCTATCGTTCCATATATTTTAATTATGGTGTTGGGACTAGGATTGATCTTTTTCCTTGGAATTAAAGGCGTTGGCGATTCGAAGGAAATAGCAAAAGAGCAAGAAGGTGGTCAAGAGGAAACTGTCGCATTTGAACCAGAAGCATATGCGAATAAATCTTGTATTACTTGTCATGGTGAAAACCTTGAAGGACAAGGAGCTGTACCTAACTTACATGGAACAGGCCTTTCTGAAGAAGAAGTTGCCGATATTTTAGCGAATGGTACAGAGGGCGGCATGCCTGCTGGCTTAGTTCCAGCTGAAAATGTAGAAGAAATGGCTGCATGGATTGCTGGACTTAAATAA
- a CDS encoding YaiI/YqxD family protein: MIAKEKNWHTRFIASFDHIPNEESKNGEWSFVDPGRDSVDLYILNWIKNGDVLITQDIGLASLVLPKGVYALSPRGTEYKEETINTLLDFRFLSAKARERGVYGKGPSPYSKEDRINFQQALQRLLSKIEGV, from the coding sequence ATGATAGCTAAAGAAAAGAATTGGCACACACGTTTTATTGCTTCTTTTGACCATATACCGAATGAAGAGAGTAAAAACGGTGAATGGTCTTTTGTTGACCCAGGGAGAGACTCTGTTGATTTGTATATCTTAAATTGGATAAAAAATGGAGATGTATTGATCACACAGGATATCGGATTGGCTAGCCTAGTACTGCCGAAAGGTGTTTATGCACTTTCACCGAGGGGAACGGAATACAAGGAAGAAACAATAAATACATTATTGGATTTTCGATTTTTATCTGCAAAAGCAAGAGAAAGAGGAGTATATGGAAAGGGGCCTAGTCCATACTCAAAAGAAGATCGGATAAACTTTCAGCAAGCATTGCAAAGGTTATTGTCGAAAATTGAAGGAGTATAG